The following are from one region of the Bos mutus isolate GX-2022 chromosome 18, NWIPB_WYAK_1.1, whole genome shotgun sequence genome:
- the PPP1R14A gene encoding protein phosphatase 1 regulatory subunit 14A — translation MAAQRLGKRVLSKLQAPSRARGPGGSPGGLQKRHARVTVKYDRRELQRRLDVEKWIDGRLEELYRGREADMPDEVNIDELLELESEEERSRKIQGLLKSCTNPTEDFVQELLAKLRGLHKQPGLRQPSPSGDGSLSPRQDRARTAPR, via the exons ATGGCAGCTCAGCGGCTGGGCAAGCGGGTGCTGAGCAAGCTGCAGGCTCCATCGCGGGCCCGGGGGCCGGGGGGCAGCCCCGGGGGGCTGCAAAAGCGGCACGCGCGCGTCACCGTCAAGTATGACCGGCGAGAGCTGCAGCGGCGGCTGGACGTGGAGAAGTGGATCGACGGGCGCTTGGAGGAGCTGTACCGCGGCAGG GAGGCAGACATGCCCGATGAGGTCAACATCGATGAATTGTTGGAATTAGAGAGTGAAGAGGAGAGAAGCCGGAAAATCCAG GGACTCCTAAAGTCGTGCACGAACCCCACAGAG GACTTCGTCCAGGAGCTGCTGGCGAAGCTGCGAGGCCTCCACAAGCAGCCAGGCCTGCGTCAGCCCAGCCCCTCCGGCGACGGCAGCCTGAGCCCCCGCCAGGACCGAGCCCGGACCGCGCCGCGCTGA